The following coding sequences lie in one Silvanigrella aquatica genomic window:
- a CDS encoding ABC transporter ATP-binding protein has translation MSNILSISNVTVKFGGLVALNNFHINVRKGGISGVIGPNGAGKTTVFNIITGVYKPFSGSVLIENIELVGQPTHDIAHYRVSRTFQNIRLFANMSVSENIMAGASLKREGEFFSSLFSFPKARKNEKQINEKMNELLAFCGLEKYKNHPATSLPYGMQRKLEIARALMTDPKLLLLDEPAAGMNPTEKIALQELVKKISQQDISILLIEHDMKFVMNLCEHITVLNYGSVIAEGIPKDIQSNHDVIEAYLGSDVEDDFIESLEKETEYASR, from the coding sequence ATGAGTAATATTCTCTCAATTTCTAATGTAACAGTAAAATTTGGTGGACTTGTTGCGTTAAATAATTTTCACATCAATGTCCGAAAAGGTGGAATATCAGGTGTTATTGGTCCTAATGGAGCTGGTAAAACAACAGTATTTAATATTATAACGGGTGTTTATAAACCATTTTCTGGATCGGTTTTAATTGAAAACATTGAACTTGTAGGGCAACCTACTCATGATATAGCTCATTATCGCGTTTCAAGAACATTTCAAAATATTCGTTTATTTGCAAATATGTCTGTCAGTGAAAATATCATGGCAGGAGCCAGTCTTAAGAGAGAAGGAGAATTTTTTTCATCTCTATTTTCATTTCCTAAAGCACGTAAAAATGAAAAACAAATAAATGAAAAAATGAATGAATTACTCGCATTTTGTGGACTTGAAAAATATAAAAATCACCCTGCCACCTCATTACCTTATGGCATGCAACGCAAACTGGAAATTGCCCGTGCTTTAATGACTGATCCCAAATTATTATTATTAGATGAACCTGCAGCGGGAATGAATCCAACAGAAAAAATAGCTCTTCAAGAACTTGTAAAAAAAATCTCTCAACAAGACATATCTATATTATTAATTGAACATGACATGAAGTTTGTTATGAATTTATGTGAACATATTACCGTTTTAAATTATGGCAGTGTTATTGCAGAAGGAATTCCCAAAGACATTCAATCCAATCATGACGTCATTGAAGCTTATTTAGGTTCCGATGTGGAAGACGATTTTATCGAATCATTAGAAAAGGAAACGGAATATGCTTCTCGTTGA
- a CDS encoding branched-chain amino acid ABC transporter permease translates to MTDFLNYSQLPFIMFCILAIQAMSLQVVLGGTGLLSLGHAAFYTVGGYTSAIFTVFLAPKLGIENQTLLLLLACCVGMISASLAGLVVAIPCLKLRGDYLAMATLGVGEIVGTVFKNLDFVGGTRGFKDIPKLGSPLLIFLVMIAIAFFMVRFYKTNIGYAVRATRDDEISAQSLGINIYKTKLFSFFMGTSIAGLAGVFYAHTLQFISPDESGFYNSVVLVLAVVIGGMYSVFGSIFGAFIIVVVPELLRFIPSFVNPYLTKLADYGIISKSFIPIFDSIFSNRTLVFSVLVIIIMLLNPKGVASLFERFQNRMRKTHE, encoded by the coding sequence ATGACAGATTTTCTAAATTACAGTCAGTTACCTTTTATTATGTTTTGTATTTTAGCAATTCAAGCAATGAGTCTCCAAGTCGTTCTTGGAGGAACAGGATTGCTTTCACTGGGTCATGCCGCATTTTACACAGTAGGTGGCTATACTTCTGCTATATTTACCGTATTTCTTGCACCAAAATTAGGAATAGAAAATCAAACTTTGTTACTTTTGCTTGCTTGTTGTGTAGGAATGATTTCCGCTTCCTTAGCTGGATTGGTTGTCGCCATTCCCTGCTTAAAATTGCGCGGTGATTATCTTGCCATGGCAACGTTAGGAGTAGGTGAAATCGTAGGAACTGTATTTAAAAACCTCGATTTTGTAGGTGGCACAAGAGGATTTAAAGATATTCCTAAATTAGGATCTCCGCTTTTAATTTTTCTTGTTATGATTGCCATTGCCTTTTTTATGGTTCGTTTTTATAAAACAAATATAGGATATGCGGTTCGTGCCACGCGCGATGATGAAATTTCAGCCCAGAGCCTTGGCATAAATATATATAAAACCAAACTGTTTTCATTTTTTATGGGAACATCGATTGCAGGATTAGCGGGAGTTTTTTATGCGCACACTCTTCAGTTTATCAGTCCTGACGAATCCGGATTTTACAATAGTGTGGTTCTTGTTTTGGCCGTCGTAATCGGTGGCATGTACAGTGTTTTTGGTAGCATTTTTGGAGCATTTATTATTGTTGTTGTTCCTGAACTCCTCCGCTTTATTCCCAGTTTTGTAAATCCATATCTTACAAAATTGGCAGATTATGGAATTATTAGCAAATCATTTATTCCAATATTTGATTCTATTTTTTCTAACAGAACCTTAGTTTTTTCAGTGCTTGTCATAATAATCATGTTACTTAACCCTAAAGGAGTAGCATCATTATTTGAAAGATTTCAAAATAGAATGAGAAAAACACATGAGTAA
- a CDS encoding branched-chain amino acid ABC transporter permease, with amino-acid sequence MSDFLQAIIDGVAIGSLYALIAIGYSMVFGILQFVNFAHGELFMLGAYFVMLFLTMGAPVWAALLFAILAVGTIAIVIERIAYKPLRKHNRLAPLITAVAMSLFLQNVVQVLFSPNSLSYPVNIPGTIVTLGDLYVRIRDIGIFILTILLAFCLELFLNKTKAGQGIKALAMHSEASKLCGVPFDRTVSLTFFIGALLAVIAGTIQGMATNQIFPLMGVNAGLKAFAAAVLGGIGDLRGAVLGGLFLGISESMLVSYELSTYKDGFAFVILILVLLIRPQGLLGRAQLVKV; translated from the coding sequence ATGTCAGATTTTCTTCAAGCAATTATTGATGGAGTCGCGATTGGAAGCCTCTATGCACTTATAGCTATTGGTTATTCAATGGTGTTTGGAATTTTACAATTTGTTAACTTTGCCCATGGTGAGCTTTTCATGCTGGGTGCTTATTTTGTCATGCTTTTCTTAACAATGGGAGCACCCGTTTGGGCTGCGCTCTTATTTGCCATATTAGCAGTGGGTACGATTGCTATTGTAATAGAACGCATTGCTTACAAACCATTAAGGAAACACAATAGACTCGCTCCATTAATTACAGCAGTGGCAATGAGTTTATTTTTACAAAATGTTGTACAAGTTTTATTTTCTCCTAACTCATTAAGTTATCCTGTGAATATTCCTGGCACCATTGTTACTTTAGGAGATCTTTATGTCCGTATTCGCGACATTGGAATATTTATTTTAACAATTTTACTTGCCTTCTGTTTAGAACTTTTTCTTAATAAAACAAAGGCTGGTCAAGGAATTAAAGCGCTTGCCATGCATTCTGAAGCTTCTAAACTTTGCGGAGTTCCCTTTGACAGAACAGTAAGCCTCACTTTTTTTATTGGCGCCCTACTTGCTGTCATTGCAGGAACCATTCAGGGAATGGCGACAAATCAAATCTTTCCGCTCATGGGAGTCAATGCCGGACTCAAGGCTTTTGCTGCCGCTGTTCTGGGAGGAATTGGTGATCTTCGCGGAGCTGTTTTAGGGGGACTTTTTCTTGGTATCTCCGAAAGCATGCTCGTAAGTTATGAATTATCAACTTATAAAGATGGTTTTGCATTTGTAATTCTAATACTCGTTCTTTTGATTAGGCCTCAAGGCCTTCTCGGAAGAGCCCAGCTTGTTAAAGTTTAG
- a CDS encoding ABC transporter substrate-binding protein, whose protein sequence is MIFLVTRRKFVATLISITSGIIYSAHAIALDAKVGVLLPLTGTQAFYGKEAKNGIDLAMEEINDPNLNLKLIVEDTQSTPLEAAKGINKLITSDKVSVVIAEVISSNAIAAASISEKAKVPILSPAATNDDVTLGKKYVFRTCFIDSFQGVVMANFAAKNLNAKTAIILEDADSDYSKGLSNNFLSTFQSNGGKVLKNLKYSQKDTSFTAQLGDVRKLKPDVVFIPGFHQQVGVILREAKDLQIKSKMLGGDGWFTPELRSIAKGAENGGYTSTHYSTDSDEPKVKAFVEAYKKKYKTSPSAHAALGYDSFKIIVESIHKVKSSDSQKITEALSKVKDFPGITGSITMDKNHNPIKPAVILKYVPEGYKFITSIHPEKY, encoded by the coding sequence ATGATTTTTCTTGTTACCCGAAGAAAGTTTGTTGCTACGTTAATCTCTATTACTTCAGGAATTATATATTCTGCTCATGCAATTGCTCTTGATGCTAAGGTGGGTGTATTGTTACCTTTGACGGGAACACAAGCATTCTATGGAAAAGAAGCCAAAAATGGTATTGATTTAGCAATGGAAGAAATTAACGATCCTAATTTAAATTTAAAATTAATTGTTGAAGACACGCAAAGCACACCACTAGAAGCAGCAAAAGGAATTAATAAACTCATCACATCAGATAAAGTTTCTGTTGTGATTGCTGAGGTTATAAGCTCTAATGCTATTGCCGCAGCCTCCATTTCAGAAAAAGCAAAAGTACCCATTTTATCCCCCGCTGCCACAAATGACGATGTTACTTTAGGAAAAAAATATGTCTTTAGGACATGTTTTATCGATAGCTTCCAAGGTGTCGTCATGGCAAATTTTGCGGCAAAAAACTTAAATGCAAAGACAGCAATTATTTTGGAAGATGCGGATTCCGATTACAGTAAAGGTTTAAGCAATAATTTCTTAAGTACATTTCAAAGTAACGGCGGAAAAGTTTTAAAAAATTTAAAATATTCTCAAAAGGACACATCTTTTACAGCACAGCTTGGCGATGTCCGCAAATTAAAACCCGATGTTGTTTTTATCCCTGGTTTTCATCAACAAGTCGGAGTTATCTTACGTGAAGCAAAAGATTTACAAATTAAATCTAAAATGCTTGGTGGCGATGGCTGGTTTACTCCCGAATTAAGAAGCATTGCAAAAGGTGCTGAAAATGGAGGATACACTTCGACCCACTATTCAACAGATAGCGATGAACCTAAAGTAAAAGCATTTGTTGAAGCTTATAAGAAAAAATATAAAACAAGTCCCAGTGCTCATGCAGCACTCGGTTATGATTCTTTTAAAATTATTGTAGAATCAATTCATAAGGTAAAATCAAGTGATTCTCAAAAAATTACGGAAGCACTCTCGAAGGTAAAGGATTTTCCAGGTATAACAGGATCAATTACAATGGACAAAAACCACAATCCCATAAAGCCAGCGGTCATTCTCAAATACGTACCTGAGGGTTATAAATTTATTACGAGCATTCACCCAGAAAAGTATTAA
- a CDS encoding ABC transporter substrate-binding protein, translated as MGCTANQKWKLGSLFTAAVSISFTFNAFALDVKIGILLSLTGSQAYYGKEARNGIDLALAENKDPNLKIQISVEDTQSNPSEAAKGINKLITKDKVTVVIGDMVSSNTIAAGSLAEKEKIPIISPGSTNDSVTLKKNYIYRACFTDSFQGLVMANFATQNLKAKTAVILQDADSDYSIGLSKNFENRFTADGGKVLKSLRYSQKDTNFTAQLGDVRKLKPDVVFIPGFHQQVGVILREAKDLQIQSKMLGGDGWDTQELRQIAKGSEIGSYFSNHYSSESKDPKLQNFIKSYKEKFKSEPSSFSALGYDSANLVIQAIKNAKSADSEKINLALSQIKNFKAATGDITIDGNHNALKPAVILKFMPTGYKYITSVKPN; from the coding sequence ATGGGCTGTACGGCCAATCAAAAATGGAAATTAGGTTCTCTTTTTACCGCAGCAGTCTCAATAAGCTTCACTTTTAATGCCTTTGCACTCGATGTAAAAATAGGCATTCTTCTTTCACTTACAGGCTCCCAAGCGTATTATGGTAAGGAAGCCCGTAATGGCATCGATCTCGCCTTGGCAGAGAATAAGGATCCTAATCTCAAAATTCAAATTTCTGTTGAAGACACTCAAAGCAATCCATCGGAAGCGGCTAAAGGCATTAATAAACTTATCACAAAAGATAAAGTCACTGTGGTTATTGGCGATATGGTGAGCTCAAATACCATTGCCGCAGGCTCACTTGCTGAAAAAGAAAAAATACCAATAATTTCTCCAGGATCAACCAATGACTCCGTGACCTTAAAGAAAAATTATATTTATAGAGCCTGTTTTACGGATAGTTTCCAAGGCCTTGTCATGGCTAATTTTGCGACACAAAATTTAAAAGCAAAAACAGCTGTCATTCTTCAAGATGCCGATTCCGATTATAGTATTGGATTAAGTAAAAATTTTGAGAATCGATTTACTGCTGATGGCGGAAAAGTTTTAAAATCTTTACGCTATTCACAAAAGGATACAAACTTCACTGCACAACTTGGCGATGTGCGTAAGTTAAAACCTGACGTTGTATTTATACCTGGATTTCACCAGCAGGTTGGCGTGATTCTAAGAGAAGCTAAGGACTTACAAATTCAATCTAAAATGCTCGGAGGCGATGGCTGGGACACTCAAGAGCTCAGACAAATTGCAAAAGGTTCAGAAATAGGGAGCTATTTTTCAAATCATTATTCCTCAGAATCGAAAGATCCCAAACTGCAAAATTTTATTAAATCGTATAAAGAAAAATTTAAATCAGAACCCAGTTCTTTTTCTGCTTTAGGTTATGACTCCGCAAATCTAGTGATTCAAGCAATTAAAAATGCAAAATCCGCAGATTCTGAAAAAATAAATCTCGCTTTATCTCAAATTAAAAATTTTAAAGCAGCTACAGGTGACATAACAATTGATGGAAATCATAATGCTTTAAAACCTGCTGTTATTTTAAAGTTTATGCCTACTGGGTATAAATATATCACGAGCGTGAAACCAAATTAA
- a CDS encoding ABC transporter substrate-binding protein has translation MKRNLIRNVFLFPSIVLSLTSFYMAAAQAIEVKVGALLSLTGTLGSYGQDAKKAMDMALEEMGKEDPKLILLTEDTLSTPAESAKAINKLITSDKVTVVIGDMTSSNTIAAASIAEKAKIPLLSPTATNDSITLGKKYIFRACFIDSFQGIVMANFALKNLKSKTGIVLEDSDSDYSKGLSKSFVDNFKKNGGDIIKVLRYSQKDTTFTSLMSEVRKAKPDIVFIPGFHQQVGVLLREAKDLQIKSQFLGGDGWDTPELKQIAKGAENGSYISNHYSVSGNNKKSQDFVKAFKKKYGEEPSSFAALAYDSIYMVRQAVKAAGSNDPEKISQKLAAIKNFDGVTGAISMDNNHNAMKPAVILEFTNQGYKYITSMKQ, from the coding sequence GTGAAGAGAAATCTAATAAGAAATGTTTTTTTATTTCCATCAATTGTACTCTCTCTTACCAGTTTTTATATGGCAGCAGCCCAGGCGATTGAAGTCAAAGTCGGAGCTCTACTGTCATTAACAGGAACCCTGGGATCCTATGGCCAAGATGCTAAAAAAGCGATGGATATGGCTTTAGAAGAAATGGGAAAAGAGGATCCCAAACTCATATTACTCACAGAAGATACCCTAAGCACACCAGCAGAATCAGCAAAAGCTATAAATAAGCTCATTACTTCGGATAAAGTTACAGTGGTCATTGGAGACATGACGAGCTCAAATACCATTGCCGCAGCATCTATTGCAGAAAAAGCAAAAATCCCGTTGCTTTCCCCAACAGCAACCAACGACTCTATTACTTTAGGAAAAAAATATATATTTAGAGCCTGCTTTATTGATAGTTTTCAAGGAATTGTCATGGCTAATTTTGCTTTAAAAAATTTAAAATCAAAAACAGGAATTGTTTTAGAAGATTCCGACTCCGATTATAGCAAAGGACTTAGCAAGAGTTTTGTGGATAATTTCAAAAAAAATGGCGGAGATATTATTAAGGTATTACGCTATTCACAAAAGGATACCACATTTACTTCCCTTATGAGTGAAGTCCGCAAAGCAAAACCAGATATCGTCTTTATCCCCGGTTTTCATCAACAAGTAGGCGTTTTATTGCGCGAAGCGAAAGATTTGCAAATTAAATCACAATTTCTAGGTGGCGACGGTTGGGATACTCCTGAGCTAAAGCAAATTGCCAAAGGAGCAGAAAATGGCAGCTATATTTCAAATCACTATAGTGTCTCTGGAAATAATAAAAAATCACAAGATTTTGTAAAAGCCTTTAAGAAAAAATACGGCGAAGAGCCTAGCTCTTTTGCCGCACTTGCCTATGACTCCATTTATATGGTTCGCCAAGCCGTTAAAGCAGCGGGTTCGAACGATCCCGAAAAAATATCTCAAAAACTTGCAGCTATAAAAAATTTCGATGGTGTGACGGGAGCCATTTCAATGGACAACAATCATAATGCCATGAAACCTGCTGTAATTCTAGAATTTACAAATCAAGGTTATAAATATATTACAAGCATGAAACAATAA
- the nadE gene encoding NAD(+) synthase, giving the protein MKIAMAQIPIISANCMKNFETMKQQIDFAIQKKMNLIIFPEMSVPGYFIGDTWEQSSFLKECEYFNQQISICSSHIDIIFGSIGIDWVKKNEDGRVRKYNSVYYASKGKFIINKKTNYPFWIKSLMPNYREFDDSRYFYDLRKLSQELSCYPKDLYEPIEIKFKNKKLQIGITVCEDGWSQDYTFNPFQQFSENFKHDFFVNLSSSPFTKGKKEKRETLFSSISKKIKTPIFYVNAVGVQNVGKTVYGFDGSSAFYSKKGETKRLGGFFNENLVTGEFHFDSQDFLCSNEDSKETDKSLKNIEEMQIAIEYIIKNCMQQWQIKKVVIGASGGIDSALSAVLFARVLGSENVFLINMPSKFNSELTKKAAYILAENLNCPYTSVSIESSIEITKQQLINLKFKNSSVIPNLTGLVLENIQARDRGGRILSAISATLGAVFSCNANKVELTVGYSTLYGDQAGFLCPLADLWKHDVYDLAQHYNENVYQKEIIPKETLEVVPSAELSENHNVLENKGDPIQYHYHDYLFRSWVEHWDRKTPEDCLQAYFDGTLDKLIGCESGLSLRLFPSAKSFIEDLERWWLCYRGMGAFKRVQAPPIVAVTRRAFGFDHREHIGNPLFTSSYINLKNKILNNNV; this is encoded by the coding sequence ATGAAAATTGCAATGGCGCAGATTCCAATTATATCTGCTAACTGCATGAAAAATTTTGAAACAATGAAACAGCAAATTGATTTTGCAATACAAAAAAAAATGAATTTAATTATTTTTCCTGAAATGTCAGTTCCTGGATATTTTATTGGAGATACATGGGAACAAAGTTCATTTTTAAAAGAGTGTGAATATTTTAATCAGCAAATATCAATATGTTCTAGTCATATTGATATTATTTTTGGTTCCATAGGCATAGATTGGGTAAAGAAAAATGAAGATGGCCGGGTTCGTAAATATAACTCAGTTTATTATGCTTCAAAAGGGAAATTCATTATTAACAAAAAAACAAATTATCCCTTTTGGATAAAATCTCTCATGCCGAATTACCGAGAGTTTGATGATTCCCGTTATTTCTATGATTTGCGAAAATTATCTCAAGAATTATCTTGTTACCCAAAAGATTTATATGAGCCTATTGAAATTAAATTTAAAAATAAAAAATTACAAATAGGTATTACTGTATGTGAGGATGGTTGGAGTCAAGATTATACATTTAATCCTTTTCAACAATTTTCTGAAAATTTTAAGCATGATTTTTTTGTTAATTTAAGTTCTTCACCTTTTACAAAAGGAAAAAAAGAAAAACGTGAAACATTATTTTCTTCAATAAGTAAAAAAATCAAAACCCCTATTTTTTATGTGAATGCTGTTGGTGTTCAAAATGTGGGAAAAACAGTCTACGGTTTTGATGGCTCTTCTGCATTTTATTCTAAAAAAGGAGAGACAAAAAGATTAGGTGGTTTTTTTAATGAAAACCTTGTCACAGGTGAATTTCATTTTGATTCACAGGATTTTCTTTGCTCGAATGAGGATTCTAAAGAAACCGACAAATCTTTAAAAAATATTGAAGAAATGCAAATAGCTATTGAATATATTATAAAAAATTGTATGCAGCAGTGGCAAATAAAAAAGGTTGTTATTGGGGCAAGTGGAGGCATTGATTCCGCATTAAGTGCCGTGCTCTTTGCACGGGTATTAGGCTCGGAAAATGTTTTCTTAATAAATATGCCTTCAAAATTTAATTCTGAATTGACTAAAAAAGCAGCTTATATCTTAGCAGAAAATTTAAATTGTCCTTATACATCTGTAAGTATCGAATCATCTATAGAAATAACCAAACAGCAATTGATAAATTTAAAATTTAAAAATTCCTCTGTCATTCCTAACTTAACAGGTTTGGTTTTAGAAAATATTCAAGCGCGGGATCGTGGCGGAAGAATATTAAGTGCCATTTCTGCTACTTTAGGAGCTGTCTTTTCTTGTAATGCAAATAAAGTCGAATTAACTGTCGGATATTCTACGTTATATGGTGATCAGGCTGGTTTTTTATGCCCTCTTGCAGATTTGTGGAAGCATGATGTTTATGATTTAGCGCAGCATTATAATGAGAATGTTTATCAAAAAGAGATCATTCCTAAGGAAACATTAGAAGTTGTCCCCAGTGCGGAATTAAGCGAAAATCATAATGTTCTTGAAAATAAAGGTGATCCTATACAATATCACTATCATGATTACTTATTTCGATCTTGGGTAGAGCATTGGGATAGAAAAACACCAGAGGATTGTTTGCAAGCGTATTTTGATGGAACTCTAGACAAATTAATTGGTTGTGAAAGTGGTTTATCCCTAAGACTTTTTCCATCAGCAAAATCTTTTATAGAGGATTTGGAACGTTGGTGGTTATGCTATCGTGGCATGGGTGCTTTTAAAAGAGTTCAAGCGCCTCCTATTGTTGCCGTCACAAGGCGTGCTTTTGGATTTGATCACAGAGAGCATATTGGAAACCCATTATTTACCAGTTCTTATATTAATTTAAAAAATAAAATCCTTAATAATAATGTTTAG
- a CDS encoding Trp family transcriptional regulator, with product MIHPRSHKSTREILEFIAEVHEKNLDDIECEQLLRVFLTPAELDALSQRLQIVDMISKGIAQREISEKLGVGIATVTRGSRMLQENNELLHKVFPRTDQNLS from the coding sequence ATGATTCATCCGCGTTCCCATAAATCAACTCGAGAAATTCTCGAATTTATAGCAGAGGTTCATGAAAAAAACCTGGATGATATAGAATGCGAGCAACTTTTAAGAGTATTTTTAACACCTGCAGAGTTAGATGCCCTCTCACAAAGATTACAAATTGTCGATATGATTTCCAAAGGAATTGCACAAAGAGAAATTTCAGAAAAATTAGGAGTAGGTATTGCTACCGTAACAAGAGGAAGTCGCATGCTACAAGAAAATAACGAATTGCTTCACAAAGTATTTCCAAGAACTGATCAAAACTTATCCTAA
- a CDS encoding 1-acyl-sn-glycerol-3-phosphate acyltransferase: MIRLLAFILCRIFFKKISISGTPYTGGGAIWAANHSSGIVDPAVMLGLAPVTIRPLAKHTLWSMPVMKQFLAITKAIPVTRLQDIKKDVQAQKEMLEQGNFDPDWRAKSNSEAFQKVGEALLGGDCILIFPEGVSHDDPFIYQLKTGLARMALQAMSKASNPDFSVVVQPAVIDYSEKDEFRSELYLHFCEPVVITSSEYSVKDIMDGVRDSLEQGFASFFSWDEKRNWRFLFELAYGRQAHSSREFRIFVEQYRPDFDADPILMARIQTMRRMMQAVNVSPLQLVWGDAHYKRRNFFWIMLRHGWFYLFIAFPVEFLGTIVWGMPAKFCERLAKKSTSDRDVRATMKIAHGMWFFPLWAFFTSSVFTYFFGIYLPSYNKVVIWVAFLILTPTFLVLSLIVQESINFFPGFLRLAKLRFFFPRGWYELMKEWREISDGTLQKIKKQEEQNTKG, translated from the coding sequence ATGATTCGCTTACTCGCATTTATCCTTTGCCGGATTTTTTTTAAAAAAATAAGCATTTCAGGAACTCCCTATACAGGCGGTGGTGCCATTTGGGCAGCAAATCACTCCAGTGGAATTGTAGATCCTGCGGTCATGCTGGGATTGGCTCCTGTTACAATACGTCCCTTAGCAAAACACACATTGTGGTCTATGCCCGTTATGAAACAATTTTTAGCTATAACAAAAGCAATTCCTGTCACCAGGCTGCAAGACATCAAAAAAGATGTACAAGCACAAAAGGAAATGCTGGAGCAAGGAAATTTTGACCCAGATTGGCGCGCAAAGTCAAATAGTGAAGCCTTTCAAAAAGTAGGTGAAGCTCTCTTAGGTGGTGATTGTATTTTAATATTTCCCGAAGGAGTCAGCCATGATGACCCTTTTATTTATCAATTAAAAACAGGATTAGCTCGTATGGCTCTGCAAGCAATGAGCAAAGCAAGTAATCCCGATTTTTCCGTTGTCGTCCAGCCCGCCGTTATTGACTATTCAGAAAAAGATGAATTTAGAAGTGAACTTTATCTACACTTTTGTGAACCTGTTGTAATCACTTCAAGTGAGTATTCCGTAAAAGACATAATGGATGGTGTAAGAGATTCCTTAGAGCAAGGCTTTGCTAGCTTCTTTAGCTGGGATGAAAAAAGAAATTGGAGATTTTTATTTGAACTTGCATATGGTAGACAAGCTCATTCATCACGAGAATTTCGTATATTTGTTGAACAATACAGACCTGACTTCGATGCTGACCCCATTCTCATGGCACGAATTCAAACCATGCGGCGCATGATGCAAGCCGTCAATGTCTCGCCCCTGCAACTGGTCTGGGGTGATGCGCATTACAAGAGAAGAAACTTTTTTTGGATCATGCTAAGACACGGATGGTTTTATTTATTTATCGCATTTCCTGTAGAATTTTTAGGGACAATTGTGTGGGGTATGCCTGCTAAATTCTGTGAACGTTTAGCTAAAAAAAGCACATCAGATAGAGATGTCCGAGCAACTATGAAAATCGCTCACGGAATGTGGTTTTTCCCTCTTTGGGCATTTTTTACGTCTTCGGTTTTTACTTATTTCTTTGGAATCTATTTACCCAGCTACAATAAAGTCGTAATATGGGTCGCATTCTTGATTTTGACTCCAACATTTCTTGTGTTGAGTCTTATCGTTCAGGAAAGTATCAATTTTTTCCCAGGTTTTTTACGACTTGCAAAACTGCGTTTTTTCTTTCCCAGAGGCTGGTATGAGTTGATGAAAGAGTGGAGAGAAATATCCGACGGCACTTTGCAAAAAATAAAAAAGCAAGAAGAACAAAATACTAAAGGATAA
- a CDS encoding alpha/beta hydrolase yields MSLQRNMKWIGSKSINQLESPLKTIALCKGNNIKNVIICMHGFGDNAANFSSLGNEIKIDDVLWLFPQGPRSYPMGEDGSQWFPLFNNPTEERRVSEDSILQLLFNVTECLKLEMNKIFILGFSQGAAMSLLCGLKSKEKLAGILSLSGFLIQPHVIKNTYSGEGIETPLFIAHGNQDQVIFPATYFETIDSLKDMGCKKLRSKIYSMGHSICQEEIKDITKFLEEYR; encoded by the coding sequence ATGTCATTACAACGGAACATGAAATGGATTGGTTCAAAAAGTATTAATCAGCTTGAAAGTCCACTGAAAACAATTGCCCTATGCAAAGGTAACAATATTAAAAATGTCATTATTTGTATGCATGGATTTGGCGATAATGCGGCAAATTTTTCCTCATTAGGCAATGAAATTAAAATTGATGATGTTTTATGGTTATTCCCTCAGGGACCAAGAAGTTATCCCATGGGCGAGGACGGTTCTCAATGGTTTCCTTTATTTAATAATCCAACTGAAGAAAGAAGAGTTTCGGAAGATTCCATATTGCAATTATTATTTAATGTAACAGAGTGTTTAAAATTAGAAATGAATAAAATTTTTATTTTAGGTTTTTCTCAAGGTGCTGCGATGTCACTTCTTTGTGGATTGAAAAGTAAAGAAAAACTAGCGGGAATTCTTTCCCTGAGTGGATTTCTTATTCAACCGCATGTTATAAAAAATACTTATTCTGGTGAGGGAATTGAAACCCCGTTGTTTATTGCACATGGAAATCAAGATCAAGTTATTTTTCCGGCAACTTATTTTGAAACAATTGATTCTCTCAAAGATATGGGATGTAAAAAACTGCGATCTAAAATTTATTCGATGGGACATTCTATTTGCCAAGAAGAAATTAAAGATATTACTAAATTTTTAGAGGAATATCGTTGA